A genomic stretch from Podospora pseudoanserina strain CBS 124.78 chromosome 3, whole genome shotgun sequence includes:
- a CDS encoding hypothetical protein (COG:O; EggNog:ENOG503P0E1; antiSMASH:Cluster_1), producing MAQSRELADPSAVVNRYRAFDRWTKAGSSTRKDVFLHTHQIIKEIHPDHHVTRARPGGEMDLLGYAAAGHATAVQDNYNPSGTNDVPAHNVPGFYLDAVRAYKASPKPFDRPGGTLIDKIYFGRWLYTWQDLTFILYKCVVQNTDCGNDAMHYLLAPNDADKVDELGHHLDTDRLLLAAGDWSCTLHNEIYVYDNGDWIKDPLLWQSVQGASWDDVILESAMKDALMRDVIGFFDTRDVYQDLGLMWKRGIILHGLPGNGKTASIKALINSLEARGKEDGSKRIPSLYVKAFDSSMGGKWSIRYIFEHARKMAPCVLIFEDLDSLVLDEYRSYFLNEVDGLESNEGILMIGSTNHLSKLDPAIAKRPSRFDRKYHFKLPNEETRKRYAEYWRKKLESKPIVADKFEEEITYLVAQLTDGFSFAYIRELFVSSLLALVRGFNPDVVEEDPKEDDAGDESSSTAGDGVIVEKPAIVGEGNAGVENTEEQEKTGEKTKKSKPKRVFPVLDIPEYLQDNLLLKIIISQAKILFEEMDRDDDEQKEKEGDGDGAIRRIRVKRGLPAPRM from the exons ATGGCTCAATCAAGGGAGTTAGCAGACCCATCAGCGGTGGTCAATCGCTATCGCGCGTTCGATAGATG GACCAAGGCTGGTAGTTCCACCCGCAAGGACGTCTTCCTCCACACCCACCAAATCATCAAAGAAATTCATCCCGACCACCATGTCACCAGAGCGAGACCAGGAGGCGAGATGGACCTGCTAGGCTATGCAGCCGCAGGTCACGCAACCGCCGTTCAGGACAACTACAACCCCTCCGGGACCAATGACGTGCCAGCCCACAACGTCCCCGGCTTCTACCTTGACGCTGTCCGCGCCTACAAAGCCAGCCCCAAGCCCTTTGACCGACCAGGAGGAACCCTGATTGACAAGATCTATTTCGGCCGCTGGCTCTACACCTGGCAAGACTTGACATTCATCCTCTACAAATGCGTCGTCCAAAACACCGACTGTGGCAACGATGCCATGCATTACCTCCTCGCTCCCAACGACGCAGACAAGGTAGATGAGCTTGGCCACCACCTCGACACCGACAGGCTTCTTCTCGCAGCAGGCGACTGGTCATGCACTCTCCACAACGAGATATACGTCTACGATAACGGCGACTGGATCAAGGACCCCCTTCTGTGGCAGAGCGTGCAGGGTGCCTCTTGGGACGATGTGATTCTAGAGTCAGCCATGAAAGACGCCTTGATGAGAGACGTTATTGGTTTCTTCGACACGAGAGATGTCTACCAAGACCTCGGGCTCATGTGGAAGAGGGGCATCATCCTTCACGGCCTTCCTGGCAACGGAAAGACCGCCTCCATCAAGGCGCTGATCAACTCCCTGGAGGCCAGAGGCAAAGAAGACGGCTCTAAGAGAATTCCAAGCCTGTACGTCAAAGCCTTTGACAGCTCCATGGGCGGAAAGTGGTCCATCCGGTACATTTTCGAGCACGCCAGGAAGATGGCCCCCTGCGTTCTCATATTTGAGGATTTGGACtcgttggtgttggatgagTACAGGAGCTACTTCCTGAACGAGGTTGATGGACTCGAGTCCAACGAGGGCATCCTCATGATTGGAAGTACGAACCATTTGTCCAAACTCGATCCAGCAATTGCCAAGAGACCTAGCCGCTTCGACAGGAAGTACCACTTCAAGCTGCCCAACgaggagacgaggaagagatATGCAGAGTactggaggaagaagctggagagcAAGCCGATCGTGGCAGACAAGTTTGAGGAAGAAATTACCTATCTTGTCGCCCAGTTGACGGACGGATTCAGCTTCGCCTACATCAGGGAGTTGTTCGTGTCGTCGCTTCTGGCGCTTGTGCGCGGCTTCAATCCTGAcgttgtggaggaggatccCAAGGAAGACGatgctggtgatgagagCTCCTCGACCGCCGGTGACGGCGTAATTGTTGAGAAACCCGCAATCGTGGGAGAGGGCAATGCCGGGGTGGAAAATaccgaggagcaggagaagactGGCGAAAAGACTAAAAAGTCCAAGCCCAAGCGGGTGTTCCCTGTGCTGGATATTCCTGAGTATCTTCAGGACAACCTGCTGCTCAAGATCATCATATCCCAAGCAAAGATCCTTTTTGAGGAGATGGACCGTGACGATGATGaacagaaagagaaggaaggggacgGTGATGGCGCCATTCGGAGGATCCGAGTGAAGCGTGGTTTACCGGCGCCACGGATGTAA
- a CDS encoding hypothetical protein (COG:S; EggNog:ENOG503P7H4): MSHQPTIKEGEWQDGLCGCCSGGHFWMGCCCPCILVNKTHELLENPSNPSPSGCGMWGCAWCGLNFCGGWGWILECLQRGEVRSKHRIEGSGCTDCLVACCCPCCGVIQSHKEVEKRRDAMQGGVPDKMGYQGQAPMRA, translated from the exons ATgtctcaccaacccaccatcaaGGAAGGAGAGTGGCAAGATGGCCTCTGTGGATGTTGCTCTGGTGGGCACTTCTGGATGGGGTGCTGCTGCCCTTGTATTC TGGTGAACAAGACCcatgagcttctcgagaacCCCTCGAACCCTTCACCTAGCGGATGTGGCATGTGGGGATGTGCCTGGTGCGGCTTGAACTTTTGTGGCGGCTGGGGATGGAT TCTCGAATGCCTTCAGCGTGGAGAGGTCCGATCCAAGCATAGAATCGAGGGAAGCGGGTGCACCGACTGTCTTgtcgcctgctgctgcccttgCTGCGGTGTGATCCAGTCGCacaaggaggtggagaaaCGCAGGGACGCGATGCAGGGAGGTGTGCCGGACAAGATGGGCTATCAGGGACAGGCCCCCATGAGGGCTTGA
- a CDS encoding hypothetical protein (COG:S; antiSMASH:Cluster_1; EggNog:ENOG503Q4Q8) yields MPVIPFFLANTTTIDLVRPLLILTEEQTDLLVTIERALGSVSLAAVTLVFVAFALFRSLRTVPNCLLVCSSVANVFSSVATLMTQDGLRTAIQNGDKGLCNAQGFLFQMFLQSNPWWSFAMAFNVLIVFRYGADPGHFKRWWWVYCSICYGGPGISAGILLALGYYGNARIWCWIDPSHQMLRIYTQYLPVWICILGTLLIYLGLGIHIIRSRNDVDTKFPLRASPEHPPILQPIPRDRKSFLSLSDWPLSPFTSSALFPESPDGTHPLAPMPMTVTRAQSSHTRKSRSIHTRPSRSFRTQHRRSTRAALPTRVASAPSKRSSGYMRAFGLNPRRAPSPPPTLGEQDGTLEPRRAEAQSVNGFREIISAFTIDDPVKRSYLLTAGLSAFAILATWIPSSIFHVNQILHGGTNFPAYVASTAALSIQGVWNFLIFFLINRRTCVSCVRDRLSTPQQSRMSASLDHGQRSRPLTTVHVGTQTELNRDIIGLAESADIAIETKSIKTLPEATEIYKNDDILTHPLPSREKDAQGPASTTNLAATMTTPPTAHLKPQPSKRSLRPIGPVLKEKLSSSNMRRDLTVRIPWRSPSRTSNWSLSTTGRNKKDEEGSRERESSQRSYSWDFLDIGLENRGNILAAISSRGTPTGSGGSPITLHSRASAVMGHSRGVSSPC; encoded by the exons ATGCCCGTCATCCCGTTTTTTCTAGCCAACACCACGACCATCGACTTGGTCCGCCCCCTGTTGATTTTGACCGAGGAACAAACTGATCTTTTGGTGACGATCGAGCGGGCGCTGGGGTCTGTCTCTCTGGCTGCCGTCACGCTAGTTTTCGTGGCCTTTGCTTTGTTCCGTTCTCTTCGGACGGTTCCAAATTGCCTTTTGGTGTGCTCGTCAGTCGCGAATGTATTCTCATCGGTGGCTACCCTTATGACTCAGGATGGCCTAAGAACGGCTATTCAGAATGGGGACAAGGGGTTGTGCAACGCGCAGGGATTTCTGTTTCAGAT GTTCTTGCAGTCCAATCCATGGTGGTCGTTTGCTATGGCTTTCAACGTGCTGATTGTATTTCGATATGGTGCCGACCCGGGACACTTtaagaggtggtggtgggtataCTGCTCGATCTGTTATGGTGGACCAGGAATTTCTGCCGGTATTTTGCTCGCCCTGGGCTACTATGGCAATGCTAGG ATATGGTGCTGGATTGATCCCTCACATCAAATGCTACGGATCTACACCCAGTACCTCCCAGTCTGGATCTGCATCTTGGGCACTCTCCTGATCTACCTAGGTCTTGGGATCCATATAATTCGATCCCGAAACGATGTTGACACGAAGTTTCCTCTGAGAGCAAGCCCCGAAcacccacccatcctccaacccaTACCGCGCGACAGGAAGTCCTTTTTGTCATTGAGCGACTGGCCTCTGTCCCCATTTACTAGTAGTGCCCTGTTTCCAGAATCGCCCGACGGTACTCACCCCCTCGCGCCGATGCCTATGACTGTCACTCGTGCGCAGTCTAGCCACACCCGCAAGAGCCGGTCTATACACACCCGCCCAAGCCGATCGTTCCGAACCCAACACCGCCGGTCTACAAGAGCTGCCCTACCAACCAGAGTAGCCAGTGCACCGTCGAAACGAAGCTCAGGTTACATGCGTGCTTTTGGGCTCAACCCCCGCCgagctccctcccctcctccaactcttgGTGAACAAGACGGAACCTTGGAACCTCGAAGGGCGGAAGCTCAAAGTGTGAACGGCTTTAGGGAGATCATAAGCGCATTTACCATCGACGACCCAGTCAAACGGTCATATCTACTGACTGCGGGCCTCTCCGCCTTTGCAATTCTGGCCACATGGATACCAAGCAGCATCTTTCACGTCAACCAGATTCTTCATGGAGGCACAAACTTCCCAGCATACGTAGCCTCTACCGCTGCGTTATCAATCCAAGGGGTCTGGAACTTTctaatcttcttcttgatcaaCAGACGGACCTGCGTATCTTGCGTCAGGGACAGACTTTCCACGCCCCAGCAGTCCCGAATGTCGGCCTCGCTCGATCATGGACAGAGATCAAGGCCACTGACGACGGTCCATGTCGGAACACAAACCGAGCTCAACCGTGACATCATTGGGCTGGCCGAGAGCGCGGATATTGCCATCGAGACCAAGAGCATCAAAACCCTTCCTGAGGCCACCGAGATATACAAGAACGATGACATCCTTACCCACCCACTGCCGTCGCGAGAAAAGGACGCCCAGGGTCCAGCAAGCACAACCAACCTCGCGGCGACGATGACCACCCCACCCACAGCGCACCTGAAACCGCAACCATCCAAGCGCTCCCTTCGTCCAATCGGCCCAGTGCTCAAAGAGAAGCTCTCATCCAGCAACATGAGAAGAGACCTCACGGTTCGAATCCCCTGGCGCAGCCCAAGTAGAACAAGCAACTGGAGCCTCTCAACAACGGGAAGGAacaagaaggacgaggaagGCTCAAGGGAAAGGGAGTCCTCCCAGCGAAGCTACAGCTGGGACTTCTTGGACATTGGTCTAGAAAACAGAGGCAACATTTTGGCTGCTATCAGCAGCAGGGGAACACCGACCGGGAGTGGTGGAAGTCCGATAACACTTCATAGTAGAGCTAGCGCGGTTATGGGACATAGTAGAGGAGTTTCGTCGCCTTGCTGA
- a CDS encoding hypothetical protein (SMCOG1106:major facilitator transporter; COG:G; antiSMASH:Cluster_1; EggNog:ENOG503NU7U): MPSSSRTNNISATAAENMTSLSAVIVRPDPDAGLSESERAAVDRKLVRRLDLVLLPWLCFLYLLAFLDRTNIGNAKIDNMTNDIIMSNLGYSATLMIFFVAYSAFEPVANVLLKRMRPSIFLPLIMVGWGGCMTAMGLVKNWSGLMAARFFLGVFESGLFPGVNYFISCWYRRDEFALRAALFFSFAALAGSFGGLLAAAISTMDGIGGFAGWRWIFILEGALTIVVAIASFWMVQDFPDKAEFLLEADQERVLRRLNRDKQSSAHHENFKMLYVWQALKDTKTYLAMVVYMGPMMPLYSLSLFLPTIISNLSFTDPSQIIKNQLLSVPPYAVAALVTIVVSVFSDRHCKRGIYNMALACVGIFGFTLLVASSNPIVQYLGACFGAVGIYASIPLTIAWVANNTEGSYKRGIVLGLVIGWGNLNGLVSCNLWFGAPRFLAGHITVIAYMALFLGGGSYILCRYLYFQNLDRKQGLLDHRLTGLTKAEIGDLGDANPEFLYTL; encoded by the exons ATGCCATCAAGCTCTCGTACGAATAATATatcagccacagcagcagaaaaCATGACCTCACTATCTGCTGTCATTGTTCGACCGGACCCAGATGCCGGACTGTCCGAATCCGAAAGAGCTGCCGTG GACCGCAAATTGGTCCGTCGCCTagacctcgtcctcctgcCGTGGCTCTGTTTCCTCTACCTTCTTGCCTTTTTGGACCGCACCAACATTGGAAATGCCAAGATTGACAACATGACGAACGATATTATCATGTCTAACCTCGGTTACAGTGCTACATTGATGATCTTTTTTGTGGCATACTCGGCTTTCGAGCCCGTTGCAAATGTTCTGCTCAAGCGGATGCGTCCCTCAATATTCTTGCCCCTGATCAT GGTCGGCTGGGGTGGTTGCATGACCGCCATGGGCCTTGTGAAGAACTGGAGCGGGCTCATGGCAGCTCGATTCTTCTTGGGCGTTTTTGAGTCGGGGTTGTTTCCCGGTGTCAATTACTTCATCTCCTGTTGGTATCGGCGGGATGAGTTTGCTCTACGTGCT gcgcttttcttttcattcgccgccctcgccgggTCGTTTGGCGGTCTCCTCGCGGCGGCGATTTCAACGATGGACGGTATCGGCGGCTTCGCTGGCTGGCGCTGGATCTTCATCCTCGAAGGCGCCCTCACCATTGTTGTTGCCATCGCCTCATTTTGGATGGTGCAGGACTTTCCTGACAAGGCAGAGTTTCTCTTGGAAGCCGATCAAGAGCGCGTCCTCCGCAGGCTGAACCGGGACAAGCAAAGCTCGGCCCATCACGAAAACTTCAAGATGCTCTACGTTTGGCAAGCCCTCAAGGACACGAAGACCTACCTTGCTATGGTGGTGTACATGGGCCCCATGATGCCGCTTTATAGTCTCAGTCTGTTCCTCCCTACGATTATCTCGAACCTATCATTTACCGACCCTTCCCAGATCATCAAGAACCAGCTGCTCAGCGTCCCACCTTATGCTGTTGCAGCTTTGGTGACTATTGTGGTCAGCGTGTTCAGCGATAGACACTGCAAACGCGGTATTTACAACATGGCCCTCGCCTGCGTTGGCATCTTTGGCTTCACCCTCCTTGTTGCCTCCTCCAATCCAATTGTTCAGTACCTGGGGGCCTGTTTTGGCGCTGTCGGCATCTATGCTAGCATACCACTCACCATTGCGTGGGTGGCCAACAACACGGAGGGATCCTACAAACGCGGCATTGTTTTGGGATTGGTGATCGGGTGGGGAAACCTCAACGGACTTGTATCTTGTAATCTGTGGTTCGGTGCTCCACGTTTCCTTGCCGGCCACATTACCGTGATCGCGTATATGGCACTGTTtctgggtggtggaagcTACATACTCTGCCGGTATTTGTACTTTCAGAATCTCGACCGAAAGCAGGGACTCCTTGATCATCGCCTGACGGGTTTGACGAAGGCGGAGATTGGGGATTTGGGTGACGCCAACCCGGAGTTCCTGTACACTTTGTAG
- a CDS encoding hypothetical protein (antiSMASH:Cluster_1; EggNog:ENOG503Q4WU; COG:Q): MVSFSQMQSSNTRIIEVLPAGLVAVFVGGTSGIGETTMKQLAKNTVEPRIYLVGRSREAATRIVAELHDLNPAGEYHFIQADVSLLHAVDWVCREIQAREPVVNLLFLTPGVVSTSQGSDTIESLYYPTAVTYYSRIRFIVNLLPLLQKASHLRRVVTVFGAGKESLLDGDDFPLFPGRYHQAGPLQTTDHGSLSTMMTLALESLALEAPNISFVHSFPGFVKGSSTNSSPKTGGVIRAVFKVVGALPLFEAGERHLFLATSARFPARDGVHSRIPTAGVGLGKGVSVARGTDARDGSGVYSVNFDGESVAFKVQDTLQQLRDRDMVRRVWQHTIKEFTRVTGSAFV, translated from the exons ATGGTGTCCTTCAGCCAGATGCAATCGTCAAATACACGCATCATAGAGGTGCTCCCTGCAGGTCTCGTAGCTGTGTTTGTCGGCGGGACGAGTGGCATAGGGGAAACAACCATGAAGCAGCTCGCCAAGAACACCGTCGAGCCTCGCATCTACCTCGTGGGCCGGTCTAGAGAGGCTGCCACTCGAATCGTGGCCGAACTTCACGACCTAAACCCAGCAGGGGAATACCACTTCATCCAGGCCGATGTATCGCTTCTGCACGCCGTGGACTGGGTCTGTCGTGAGATACAGGCCAGGGAACCCGTCGTCAATCTTTTGTTTCTAACGCCAGGGGTCGTGTCGACGAGTCAGGGTAGCG ATACGATCGAGTCCCTGTACTACCCCACGGCAGTGACCTATTACTCCCGGATTAGGTTTATCGTAAACCTGCTCCCACTTCTTCAGAAAGCCTCCCATCTCCGGAGAGTCGTCACTGTGTTTGGCGCCGGCAAGGAGAGCCTTCTAGATGGCGATGACTTCCCCCTGTTTCCAGGGAGGTACCACCAGGCCGGGCCCTTGCAAACGACAGACCACGGCAGCCTCAGCACAATGATGACACTGGCACTGGAATCTCTGGCCCTGGAAGCGCCCAACATCAGCTTTGTCCATTCCTTTCCCGGCTTTGTCAAAGGTTCGTCCACCAACAGCAGTCCCAAGACCGGCGGAGTCATCCGCGCTGTATTCAAAGTCGTCGGAGCGCTCCCTCTTTTCGAAGCTGGGGAGAGGCATCTATTCTTGGCCACAAGCGCACGATTTCCGGCAAGAGACGGGGTACATTCGAGGATACCGACAGCGGGCGTCGGGCTCGGAAAAGGGGTTTCGGTCGCTAGAGGGACTGACGCGAGGGACGGTAGCGGGGTCTATTCTGTTAATTTCGATGGGGAGTCAGTGGCGTTCAAGGTGCAGGATACACTTCAGCAGCTGAGAGACAGAGATATGGTCAGAAGAGTGTGGCAACATACGATCAAGGAGTTTACCAGGGTCACCGGGTCAGCATTCGTGTAG
- a CDS encoding hypothetical protein (antiSMASH:Cluster_1), which translates to MSPYRACYDNSFRPPSPSSGSTDDEDCEAYLQASLYNNRSYVSNKKLVSGGKTTSTTYRSPPLDTYEFERQPYPTPRTQARASPSTSDSDESTPSDPEYDSRRGGYSRDWDSDPPDNRFEEAKRLVFSVLLWVLDTALSVLQYLWELPLRVLRAIRPWALHPLLFALSGVLIYATLRPTILYIYREIREDLLTSVPYGRTRDKLWASHEPGVFDNVVAFLWGGRAESEKDRGPEYLKRVESLQGDFVATAQICKQVLVESTEMYKSHDSFKELWRLVYDSDWERGKMAGEELWAVWKRMALETKALIGDFQKRIRLFHTKIKEEDLKLVDWAHQLKQLKALRPSEEELAAGKKSTSPKILRSRPRGTALPTAKVDSEETKKETVELDELGRRRLRDLVVTNLDRTRSWISAARVDLNILMRELEVLLRGLEKVTSIVFHIYPERYYHDRVELAIWNRLLTKARESGLNDKSAEDLKELPKHILSAQECIWLMVTTLGKSSEEIELLTNALTSTTRRLAPRWSVDEVVGVYANISQDLEESADLLGLSTLP; encoded by the exons ATGTCCCCGTATCGTGCGTGCTACGACAATTCCTTTCGTCCGCCGTCGCCCTCCTCAGGGTCgaccgatgatgaggacTGTGAAGCCTATCTGCAGGCTTCTCTTTACAACAACAGATCGTATGTTTCGAACAAAAAATTAGTGTCTGGAGGGAAAACAACGAGTACGACGTACAGAAGCCCTCCGCTGGATACCTATGAGTTTGAAAGACAGCCCTATCCTACACCAAGGACCCAGGCCCGAGCAAGTCCCTCGACGTCCGACTCGGATGAATCAACCCCCTCGGACCCAGAGTATGATTCCAGACGGGGGGGTTACTCTCGAGACTGGGACTCGGACCCGCCCGACAACCGCTTTGAGGAAGCCAAGCGCCTTGTCTTCTCCGTGCTTCTCTGGGTACTAGACACTGCCCTCAGTGTACTGCAGTATTTATGGGAGCTTCCATTACGGGTACTCCGCGCGATCCGTCCTTGGGCCCTGCACCCCCTCCTATTTGCCTTATCAGGTGTATTGATCTATGCGACTTTGAGGCCCACGATTCTCTATATCTATCGAGAGATCAGGGAGGATCTTTTGACCTCGGTCCCCTACGGCAGGACACGAGATAAGCTCTGGGCTTCCCACGAACCCGGCGTTTTCGACAACGTGGTGGCTTTTCTATGGGGAGGCAGGGCTGAATCGGAGAAGGACAGAGGGCCGGAATACCTGAAGAGGGTGGAAAGCCTGCAAGGGGACTTTGTAGCCACGGCCCAGATCTGCAAGCAAGTATTGGTGGAAAGTACAGAGATGTACAAGTCTCACGATTCTTTCAAAGAACTGTGGCGTTTGGTGTACGACTCGGATTGGGAGAGAGGCAAGATGGCTGGCGAGGAGTTGTGGGCAGTCTGGAAAAGGATGGCTTTGGAGACAAAGGC ATTGATTGGTGACTTCCAGAAACGAATACGGCTTTTTCACACAAAGATAAAAGAAGAGGACTTGAAACTCGTGGATTGGGCCCACCAGTTGAAGCAGCTGAAAGCTCTGAGGCcttctgaggaggagctggcggccGGGAAGAAATCTACATCGCCAAAGATCCTCCGCTCCAGACCTCGAGGCACAGCTTTACCAACCGCGAAAGTCGATAGTGAGGAGACAAAGAAGGAGACGGTGGAGCTCGACGAGCTAGGAAGACGCCGGTTGCGGGATTTGGTAGTAACGAATCTGGACAGGACGCGATCCTGGATTTCGGCCGCGAGGGTCGATCTTAATATTTTGATGAGAGAACTGGAAGTCCTTCTAAGGGGGCTGGAAAAGGTCACCTCCATCGTCTTCCACATATACCCGGAGAGGTATTATCACGACAGGGTGGAGTTGGCTATATGGAACAGGCTTCTCACGAAGGCGCGCGAATCTGGCCTGAATGACAAATCCGCAGAAGACCTCAAAGAACTGCCCAAACACATATTGAGCGCACAGGAATGTATATGGTTAATGGTCACCACGCTGGGGAAGTCTTCGGAGGAGATTGAGCTGCTGACGAACGCTCTTACTTCGACGACTCGTAGATTGGCACCTAGGTGGAGTGTTGATGAAGTTGTGGGCGTGTACGCGAACATCTCCCAAGATCTGGAAGAAAGTGCAGACTTGTTGGGGCTTTCAACCTTGCCATAG